The Acinetobacter wuhouensis genome includes the window TGATATTGTTGCAAATTACGTAATTTAGAATCTTTTTCTTTAAATTCATTCAGCAAATTTTGTTCAACTGTACGGGCTTGATCAATCGCGTCAAGTTTCGGCTTTATTGCTAAAAAGTAACCTATTGCACAAACCACAAAAAATAAGAATAACCAGCAAGTAATCTTAACCGACCACGGCCAGCTACCATAATTATTCATATCCAGCGTATTAAACTGTTGAAAAAACTTCTCAACGGTCATTTTATTTTTCTTTGGAGCATCAACAGATGAATCTAATTGCTCAAAATCTTCACGACTCATTTTGCCCCCCCAGCAGCTTGTTCAGCTTTCGTTGCATCTCCATCTGCATTAGATGCGATTTCACCCAAATCAACAGTCACCACAAAAGATCCATATGATTCTTCTACTCGTGGAATCACAGAAGTTGGTGCCTTATTTTTATTTTCGTCCGCAGCTAAGAATGAATTCATAAATGCATTACGATACCATTCTGAAGCTTCTAATCCACGTAAAAACTCCGCTACCGTATTTGGACTTTCAGCTTTTCCTTCAATCGTGAACTTATCACCAGCACGACTAAATTTAGTGATATACATTTGTGCAGGGACAACACGTACTAATTCATCCACTAAACGAACAATGACTGGACGCTGACCTTGCAAACCTTGAATTAACTTCATGCGCTCAATAATCGCATTACGACGTTCTTGTAGGCCATCTAAGGTTTTTAATTGTGTATCCAAGTTTTGGTTGGTACTGGTCACCAATTGGTTGGCTTGTTCTTGATCTTCTAGTTTGTGATCAAAATAAAACCATGCCAATAACACTGAAACCAAAGCAACTAATGCAACCCCAACACAAACTGCGACAAATTGTTTCTTTTTCTGCTCTCTTAGCTCATCACGCCAAGGGAGTAAATTAATCTTTGCCATTAATCAAAACTCCTCAAAGCTAAGCCACACGCAACCATCAATGATGGCGCATCATTCTCAATTTTTTTCAAATCAATTTGTGGTGAGAATCCCATTTGCAAGAAAGGATTTGCAATCGTGACGCGGTAGCCTAATTTTTGTTGTAATAATTTAGATAAACCAGGAATATTGGCATTCCCCCCTGCCAATAAAATATGATCAATCTCATTGAATTGAGAAGATGAGAAGAAGAACTGTAGTGAACGCGCTGCTTGTTGAACCACAGCTTCTAAAAATGGCATTAACACTTCAGTTTCAAAGTCATCTGGCAATGTACGATCTTTCTTCGCACGCCCAGCTTCTTCATATGACAAACCATAACGGTTTTGTACGTCCTGCGTCAGTTGCTTTCCACCAAATACTTGTTCACGGGTATAG containing:
- a CDS encoding PilN domain-containing protein; this encodes MAKINLLPWRDELREQKKKQFVAVCVGVALVALVSVLLAWFYFDHKLEDQEQANQLVTSTNQNLDTQLKTLDGLQERRNAIIERMKLIQGLQGQRPVIVRLVDELVRVVPAQMYITKFSRAGDKFTIEGKAESPNTVAEFLRGLEASEWYRNAFMNSFLAADENKNKAPTSVIPRVEESYGSFVVTVDLGEIASNADGDATKAEQAAGGAK